The Thermotoga caldifontis AZM44c09 genomic interval AGAGGCACCAACGCGTGGTTCGAATTAAGCGAAAGAGAGCTCTTGCCTCCTGGTTATAGCTGCAGAAACTGTGGCTCGGGCGAACTCGAAAAGACGTACGACACGCTGGACGTCTGGATAGATTCCGGTGCGTCTTTCGAGGCAGTGCTGAACTCGAGGCCTGAACTCACCTTCCCGGCGCACATGTACTTGGAAGGGAGTGACCAGCACAGGGGCTGGTTCAACTCTTCGCTGGTTCTCTCGGTCGTCAAGCACGGTCGGCCACCTTACAGAACCGTTCTCACGCACGGGTTCATCAAAGACGAAGAAGGGAAGAAGATGAGCAAGTCGCTCGGGAACGTGGTCGATCCGCTCGAGGTCTGCTCGAAGTACGGCGCCGACGTGTTGAGGCTCTGGCTCGCGAGCAGTGACTATTTCAACGACATACGCATAAGCTACAACATACTCATGCAGCAGGTGGAGGTGTACAAGAAGATAAGGAACACGATCAGGTACTTGCTCGGTAACCTGTACGACTTCACACCGAAAGACGCGGTGCCTTACGAAAAGCTTCTGCCGATCGACAGATGGGCGCTTGGAAGGCTTCAGCAGATCATCGCGACCGTCACGGAGGGCTACGAGAGCTACGAAATTTCGAAGGTCTACAACACCCTCGTCAAATACTGCTCGGTCGAACTGAGCGCGGTGTATCTGGACATCATCAAGGACCGACTCTACGTCGAAGGGAAAAACTCGCTCAAACGAAGGTCCGCCCAGACGGTGCTCAGAGAGATCCTCAAATCCCTTCTGATCATGCTCTCGCCGATTCTCACCTTCACCTGCGAAGAAGCCTATTCGCATCTGTGTCAGGAAGACAGAAAGTTTGAAACCATCCACGCCGAAAGCTGGCCCGAATACAGAAAAGAGTGGATCGATGAACGGCTCATGGATGATTTCGAGAAACTGTTCGAAGTCAGAGACGTCGCGTTGAAGTCGCTCGAGGAAGCCAGACAGGCCGATCTGATAGGTCATTCCTTAGATGCGAAACTCACCGTGAAAGTTGGCGACGATGGCTTGTTCCGCCTGCTCGAAAGCTACAGGGACATTCTCGAAGAGTTCTTCATAGTGTCTCAGGTTGAACTGGAGAGAGGCGATGAAAGAATACAGGTGTTCGTGAGCAAGGCAGAAGGACAGAAGTGTGAAAGATGCTGGAAGTATCATCCTCTGACCAATTCGGACGCTCGTTTCCCGAACGTTTGTCCAAGGTGTGTGGCGGTGCTCGAGGGTGAGCAAAAATGATTGACATCTACGCTTTAGTGTCTGAGGCCTTCGCGAAGGGGGCCTCGGACGTTCATCTGTCCGCAGGTGTTCCTCCGGTGTACAGGATCGACGGAACGCTCGTGATGCAGAAACAGTACCCACCCGTGGGAGCCAAGGATCTGCTCGACGCGGTTCATAAGCTGTTCGAACAGCTGAACGTCAAAAGCGATGGTAAGAGAGAGGTCGACTTCGCATTCACCGTTGAGAACAAAGCGAGGGTTAGAGGGAACTTCTACTACGAGAGACGAAACCCTGCGCTCGCGCTGAGGCTGATCACGAGCAGGATCAGGACCTTCAGCGAGTTGGGGTTGCCCGAAATACTGAAGGACTTCGTCAGCAGAGATTCGGGCTTGATACTCATAGCGGGTCCCACGGGAAGCGGCAAATCGACGACGCTGGCGGCGATGATAGATTACATCAACGAGAATTTTCCGTACCACATCATCACGATTGAGGATCCCATCGAATACGTTTTCACGAACAAAAAATCCATCATACACCAGAGAGAGCTCGGTCAGGACACGAACAGCTTCTACGATGGGCTGAAATACGCTCTGAGGCAGGACCCGGACGTCATACTGGTCGGTGAAATGAGGGACCTCGAGACCATGGCGCTCGCGCTCACCGCTGCAGAAACGGGCCATCTGGTTCTGAGCACGATACACACCAACAGCGCGGCGAGTGCGCCGGAAAGGATCATAGATGTGTTCCCCGCGCACCAGCAGAAACAGATAGCGATCCAGCTGGCGAACACGCTCGTTGCGGTCATATACCAGAGGTTGCTGAGACACGCTTCCGGTAAGGGTGTCGTGCCGGTGCTGGAGATACTCGTTGGAACGACGGCGGTCAAGAACCTCATAAGGGAGAACAAGCTCCACCAGATAGAGTCGATAATGCAGGCGAGCGCGAAGCAGGGTATGATCCTGTTCGACGAAGCGCTCCTCAGGGCTTACTTCGCAGGATTGATAGACAAAGCCCAGCTCTACGAGTACTGTCGCAACCCTGAAGAGATGAGGAGAAAAGTGGGATGAAGGAACTGGTGAAATCGCTCGTCGAGAAAGCGAGAGAAAGGCTTCAAAAACTCCAGATCGAGCTCGCGAGGACAAACATCGACGTCGAAGAGATGAAGAAGCTGTCCATAGAATACTCGAAATTGGAAGAGATCGTTCAGCTCTACGAAGAGCTGGAGGAACTGGAGAGCGACATCGAGTTCTGGCAACAGGCCGTTCAAGAAGATCCCTTGGCAGAAAGAGAGCTCACATCGAGCAGACTGGAGTACGAGAGGAAGCTCTCGCAGCTGATCTCACTTTTGCTTCCAAGCAAAGACTACGACAGCATCATCATGGAGATCAGGGCGGGTACCGGCGGGGAAGAAGCCGCGCTGTTCGCCGCGGATCTGTACAGGATGTACACGCGGTACGCGGAACGCAAGGGCTGGCAGGTTGAACTCGCGGACTTCCACGACACGGAGCTCGGAGGTTTCAAAGAGGTAGTACTCTTCGTGAGGGGAAAATCGGTCTACAAACATCTGAAGTGGGAGAGCGGTGTGCACAGAGTTCAGAGAGTTCCGATCACCGAATCTTCGGGCAGGATCCATACTTCCACCGCCACGGTGGCGATCCTGCCGGAAGTGAGCACCGTGGAGGTTCAGATAGATCCCAAAGATATCGAGATAGACACCTTCAAGGCGTCGGGACACGGTGGCCAGTACGTGAACAAGACCGAATCGGCGGTGAGGGTGATCCATATCCCGACGGGAATAGTCGTGAGCTGTCAGAGTGAAAGATCGCAGCACCAGAACAAAGAAAGAGCGCTCGCTATACTCAGGGCGAAGCTGTTCCAGTTGAAACAGGAAGAGCTGATGGAAGAACTCTCGAGGCAGAGGAAGAGTCAGATCAAGACCGCGGAGCGGAGCGAGAAGATAAGAACCTACAACTTTCCTCAAAACCGCGTGACCGACCACAGGATCGACTACACCAGCTACAGACTCAAGGAGATCATGGATGGCGATCTTGACGAGCTCGTATCCAAGTTGCTGGAGTTCGAACTCGCCGAGACGGCGAAACGCATTCTGAGCTGATCGTGGTTCAATCCACGGACAATCTGGAGAGTTTTGCCCCTTGAACAACGACTCGTGTTGGTCTATAATTTCAATTGCCTGGGGCCGTAGCTCAGCTGGGAGAGCGCTACCTTCGCAAGGTAGAAGTCGTGGGTTCGAATCCCATCGGCTCCACCAAACGGGGCAAGACGGCCCCGTTTTTTGTATCATCTCAGTGAGGTGATCCTCCATGCCGCTGGTACCCCCACACAACCTTGAGGCCGAAGAAGCTGTGATCGGAAGCATACTCATAGATCCCAGCGTAGTGAACGACGTGATGGAAGTTCTCAGAAGCAGCGATTTCTACTCGAAGAAGCACCAGGTCATATTCGCAGCCATGGAGAAGCTGTACGAGCGCGGCGATCCCATAGACGTGTTGTCGGTTTGCGAAGAGCTGAAAAGGTCAGGCCAGATGAAGTTCGTGGGTAGTGAACTGGATGTGGCGAGACTTGCGGAAGCCGTTCCGACGTCGGCGCACGTGATGCATTACGCAAAGATAGTGCTCGACAAGTCCATACTCAGGAGTCTGATAGAAGCTGGAAGGAACATCGTCGAGTCTGCGTACGAAGAACGGGAAGTCGACGAGATCCTGGACGAGGCTGAGAGGATCGTTTTCGATATAGCCGAATCCAGGGCCACGAAGACTTACGATCACATCGGCTCGATCATGCACGCGGTGTTCGAGAACCTTGAAGAACTCAGGCTGAAAAGCAGTGCAGCACCTGAGCCCGGGGCGGTAGTGAGCGGTCTGCCGACAGGCTTTCGTGTTCTGGACAGACAGACTTCCGGTTTTCACAAGTCCGATCTGATCATAATCGCCGCGAGGCCCTCGGTCGGTAAGACGGCGTTCGCTCTCACGATAGCGCGCAACATGGCGGTCAAGTTCAACCTGTCCGTGGGCATATTCAGCCTGGAAATGTCCAAGGAGCAGCTGGCGCAGAGGCTTTTGTGCAGCGAGTCGAGAGTCGATCTGCACAAGATCAGAACGGGTTATCTGAGCGATCAGGAATGGGAAAGATTGACCATAGGAGCTTCGAGACTTTACAAGGCGAACATCATCGTGGACGATGAACCTTCTCTCGATCCGAGAACCCTTCGTGCGAAGGCCCGGAGGATGAAGAGAGAATACAACATCGACGCCATATTCGTGGATTACCTGCAGCTGATGCACACGCGGGGTGGGAGTCACGAGAGCAGGCAGCAGGAGATATCGGAGATCTCGAGGTCTTTGAAATTGCTCGCCAGAGAACTCGACATAGCCGTGGTGGCGCTCTCACAGCTGTCGCGTGCCGTCGAGACACGCGAGGACAAAAGGCCGAGGTTGAGCGATCTGAGGGAATCCGGTGCGATAGAACAGGATGCGGACACGGTGCTGTTCATCTACCGTGAGGAATACTACAAAAAGAGCGAAAAGCTCCACGAACCGCACGAGGCGGAGATAATAATCGGAAAGCAGAGGAACGGACCCATCGGAACCGTGAAACTCATGTTCGAACCGCAGACGGCATCTTTCTACGAACTGGAAAGGATCGAGGTGGAATGAACGTCAGGGTGGGTGTAGGAACAGACAGACACGCCTTCAAGAAACCTGGAAAGACGGTTCTCGGCGGAGTCGTTGTGAGTGAAGAGTTTGGACTCGAGGGCCATTCGGACGCCGATGTGGTCTGCCACGCACTGATCGATGCGTTGCTCGGCGCGGCAGGGCTCGGGGACATCGGAGAATACTTCGATCAGAGTGAGCGATGGCGCAACGCTTCAAGTTTGATGATGTTGCGCCAGATACGTGATCTTGTCTCGAAGAAAGGCTGGAGCATAGTCAACGTCGATGTGACCGTCACCTGCGGTGTGTTGAAGCTGTCGCCTTTCAGAGAAAAGATGGTGGAAACGCTCTCCGACGCTCTGCAAATATCAAGAGAGAACACGAACGTGAAGTTCAAAACGGCCAACGGCTTGGGTTTCGAAGCGAGTGAAGGTGTTTCTGCGATCGCGGTCTGTTTGCTTTCAAGGGATCCTGCCAGTTGAGGGTCTTTCTCCTCTCAGTACCTGTTGTGCCAGATTGAGAATCCATTCCTCGTCGGAGAAGACGAGCACACCTGCCCTTTCGAAAGGATTGTTCACGGCGATCCTGTTTATGGAACGGTTCAGAAGAACGATCGCGCCTTCGAGTGCCTTCCTTCTGATCCTTTCTACCTCCTGAAGGTTCGTCGGTGGTTTCACGTTCAGACGGGGTAGTCTTCCAAAGACCTGACCGTCGAGCGTCACGAACACGACGTTGAACCCAAGTTCTCGCAGCTGGTTCGCCTTTTGCTCGTTCTCCACCAGGGCTGGGCTGCTCATTTTTCTGTTCAGCAGAGATCTGACCACATCCGCGTTCACGTTCCCCGTCGCGTTGATTATGGGAACGATTCCGGCGGAGATGAAACCTTCTATCATGTAGGAGAGCACCTGCGCGGTTATGAAGGGTGAGCGCGAGATCTTGTGCAGAGGGTCTGGATCGTTTTCAACGAGCACGCCCAAGGTTCCGAAAACGACGTACTCGAAACCGTAAGAGCGTGCGACCATTCCCGCGGCGTAGGCAACATCCCTCGCGATCTCGATGTTCTGGTTGCAGCCGAGCGCCAGCAAGGAAACGTCTTTCAGAATGCTCTGCAGAGGAACGTTGAGAACACAGTCTTTCTCGCACGTCGCGAGCTGGTTGCGGAGCTCAATCGATGAGGCCTCGAGCGAGCAGATCGAGAATAAAATTGCCAGGACCGCCCAGAAAGTTCTCCTCGACAACGACATCTGCCACCTCCTTCAAACCCTTCGTACCGTTCCGCACGGCCACTCCCAGTCCCACGCTCTGCAGCAGCGCCACATCGTTGTCGTTGTCACCGAAAGCGACGGCGTCGGAAAGATCGAAGCCGAGTTTTTCGGCGAGCACTCTCAGGGCACGACCCTTGTCCGTTTGCGATGGAACAAAATCGAGGTAGTTGCTGAACGATTTGAATATGAGCACATCGTTGAATCTCTCCCTGAGCTTTGGAACGATCGCATCGAGTCGTTCAGGCTCCGCTATGGCGAGCAGTTTCGTCGCGCCGTGTTCCGCTACCAGCTTTGCGAGGTCGTCCACGAACGTCAACTCGATCTGCGAATGTTCACTGTAAGATCTCGCGTACTCGTTGTCCTCTTCCACCACGAGCTTGTCGTCCACGTAGGCCTGTCTGTGGATCTTGAGATCTCTGAGCGTTTCAACGATCTCGGCGGCGCGCTTCGGTTCTATCCTCAGCTCCATGATCTTGCCGTGCTCCGGTGTCCACACGACGGAACCGTTGTAGGCGATGATGGGAAACTCCATGGAGAAGTAGCGCTTCAATAACTTTCTGACGGACGGTAACATCCTTCCACTCGCGAAGATGATCCTCTTGTTCTTTTCGATCAGCATGTTTATGGCCCTCAGATTCGAGGGGTGTATGTTGTGGGAATCGATGAGTATCGTCCCATCGAGGTCAAAAACGAACACCTTCAAGGCTCAGCTCCCTCCCGCCAGAGTGTTTCGAAGAGCTCTTCGTACTCACACACCAGTTCCCTGCGCCGGATGACCATCATCAGCTCCGCGTTCTTTTCGTAGGCGCTCTTCGTGACGTTCGCAGAGCCGCTGATGACCGTTCGCCCGTCGATTATAAACAATTTCGTGTGGAGTGTGAAGGGCTCAAAGACTCTCACCTGAACGCCAGATTCTGGAAGTTCTTTCAATTTGGAGTTGCTCAGAAACCATCGATCGACGAGCAGTCTGATCCTCACGTTCCTGCTGGACAAAATTTTCAACATGGACCAGACCTTCGGATGTGTCAGCGCGAACATGGCGACATCGAGGGTGCGTTTTGTCTTCGAAAGCTCTTTGAGAAGCAGATCTTCCAGATCGTAATTTTTCAGGATGAAACCATCGCGCTGCAGTTGAAAACGTTTCAGCTCCCCGTTCCAGAGAGATTCGAAAAAATCTGCCAGCACTGTTGCGATCTCGCGATCTTCGAAGTAAAGAACGTCGTTGATGGACTTCTTCAAGCTGTTTTCGGTGAAGTTCGCAGAACCAAGGATAACCTTCGCTTCATCGATGACGATGAATTTCAAATGCAGCAGGGAACTTTCCGCGTCCATCCTGGCCCTTGCCCCATCCGGAACGGTCCCCGTTTCGAAGAGTATCTTCACGTCAACGCCTCGTTTCGTCAGATCGTTCAGAGTCTGCAGGAACTTTCTCTCATCCAGAGAGTAGGTGCACACGTACAGCGTATGTGACGCCTGAGCCACGAGCTCGCAGAGCCAGTCCGTGGACGGCAAAGGAGTGAAGAAGAGTTCAACAGCGAACGATAAGCTCGCGAGAAAACATAGAAGGAGCGTTCTCATGCTCTATATTATAGCTGAGGTGAGAAACGTGCAGATTTTCCAGGTCAATGACACAATTCAGTGCGTCGTCACCGGCCCGATAGGAACGAACAGCTACATCATCTGGACGCATCCTGTGCTCGTGATCGATCCGGGATACGGAACAGGTTCGATCGTTCGGGAACCATGCGTCGTGTTGCTCACCCACGGCCATTTCGACCACGTGTGCGGACTGAAGGAGCTCGAATGCGAGAGGGTGTACGTTTCAGAGCCGGATTCGAAATGGCTTAAAGATCCTCACCTCAACCTTTCCGTGTACTTCGATGAGGATTTCGTGTTCGACTCGCAGGTGGAGCTTTTGAAGGAAGGATCCTTCGAGATCGCGGGACTGAAATTTCAAATCCATCTCACCCCGGGTCACACTCCAGGCTCCATGATGCTGAGAACAGATGGGGTCATCTTCAGCGGTGATACAATCTTTCTGGACAGCGTTGGCAGAACCGATCTTCCCGGTGGCGACGAGAAAACGATGCGAAGAACATTGAGACAGATCAGGGAACTCTTGAAGAATCTTGAACCGAACACGCTGTTGCTACCGGGCCACGGTGAGTTCGGGACTGTGGAAGAAGTCCTGAAACAGAACATCTTTCTCAGGGAGGAAGGGTCGTGAGGAAAATCTCTGTGGCGTTTTTGATCTTGGTCCTTCTCGGTGGATGCACCGTAAGGATCGCAGAAGTTCCACCACAGGTTTACTCGCTCGAGTCCGCGATGCAGGTGCTTCGAGGTAAATACAGGCTGATCCAGCTCGAAACCGTTTCCGGTTACGAAGACATCGAGCTGAAAGGCATGGTTGCAGTTTATGTTGATGCGGAAGGAACGATGTATTTGCTGTACGGCTTCAAAAATTTTGAAATTTCTTTGAGGAGCGTGTGGAAATCCATAGTGAAGAAGTACGGTGTCTGGAATCTGGGAGTTTACATCGATCTTCCCACGGTTGGTTATTACAGCACCAGCAAGAAAGGTAAGTACATCGTCACGTGGTGGAAAGATTCGTGGCTGTTCGTGGTCGAATCGAACCGCAATCCCAAACGTTTCGTTAATGACATCATGGATGCCTTTGCGAGGCTGGGAGGTATGCTGAGATGATCGTGCTCGGTCACAGGGGCTATTCGGCGCAGTATCCTGAGAACACCCTGATAGCCTTCAGAAAGGCGCTCGAACTCGGTGCGGACGGCGTCGAGCTCGATCTGAGGGGAACGAAGGATGGTAAGGTGGTCGTGATTCACGATGAAGATCTGAAGAGGCTCTGCGGTGCGGACGTCAAAGTTTCCGAGGTCAGTTTCGAGGAACTGAGGAATTACAGGGTGCAATCTGAAAGCATACCGAGCTTCGAAGAGGTGCTTTCCATACTGGGTCCGGACCATGTTTTGAACGCGGAGATAAAAGAAGCCCGCGTTGCCGAGAAGGCGCTCCAGCTCATCGACGAATTTGGACTGACCAGGAACACCGTCGTTTCATCCTTCGACCACCAGCTCATAGCATCCCTGATGAAGAAGAGGCCGGACGTGAAATTCGGTTTTCTCGTTGGCGAGGAGTTGAAGAACGATCCGATCGGCCTCATCGAAAGATTGCTGCAACACAAACCCTACTCGATGCACCTGCCACACCAGCTGTTCGACTATCCCATCGTTGCTGAAAAGATAGTGAAGCTCGTGAGGAACGCCGGATCGAAGATTTACGTTTGGACTTTGGACGATCCCGACAAATACGAACGCATCAAGCAACATCTCGACTGCGTCATAACGAACCAGGTTGAACTGTTCGTGAGGTTGAAGAAGGGCGCATGAACGAGAGAAAAAACATGTGTCGTCAATTGATCGACGAGCCACTGAAGCTGCACACGAGTTTCAAGATAGGCGGTCCGGCGAAGCTGTTCCTCGTTCCAGAAACAGTCGAGCAACTCGTGTGCGCTGTGAGATCGTTTCCAAGCGCAAAGCTTCTGGGCAAGGGCACCAACGTGCTCGCACCGGACGAAGGTGTCGACGTGGTGATAAGCACGCTGGGTCTGGACGGTTTCTACTTCGATGGGAATTTCCTGATCAGCGAAGCCGGTGCCTTGCTCAACAGACTGTGCGTTGAAGCGGCGCAGCGCGGACTTTCTGGACTCGAATTCGCTTACGGGATACCTGGCACGGTGGGCGGAGCGGTTTTCATGAACGCGGGCGCGTACGGAGGTCAGATGGCAGACGTGGTGGAATGGGTGGAGTACTTCGATGGAGAATCCGTGAAGATCTCGAACAGGGACGAACTCGAGTTTTCCTACAGAGACAGCGTTTTCAAGAGAAAAAACTGGGTGATACTGCGCGTCTGTTTGAGACTGGTCGAATCGGAGAGTGAAAAGGTCCGCTCGAAGATGGAAGAGATGATGAGAAGAAGGATGGAAACACAGCCTCTCGATGTGCCGAGTGCGGGCAGTTTCTTCAAACGGCCGCGGCCCGATTTCTACGTGGGAAAAGCCATAGAACAGCTCGGACTGAAAGGTTTCAGGGTGGGGGACGCCCAGGTTTCGGTCAAACACGCAGGTTTCATAGTCAACGTTGGTTCCGCCACAGCGAAGGACGTGCTCACGCTTGCGCAGATTGTGAAGAACATGGTTGAGAAGCACTTCAACGTGGTTCTCGAACCCGAAGTCGACATATGGTAGGTGCTGGGTGTGAAGATGCGTCTTGAGAAATTCTTTCTGGTTTTGCTCACCGTCTTTGCCCTCCTCTTTCTGTTGAGTTTTCAGGCGTTCGTATCGATGAGGACTCAGTTGAAGAGGAATGAAAGGATCATTGAAGCGTACAAACTGTACGTGAACGAAGATTACGACAGGTTCGAACAGTACGTCAAAGTACACGGTTTGAAAGAACTGGAAAGCTTGAACAGCACGTTGAAAGAGAAAGTCTTCGAGAAATATTACAGTCTGGGTGTTGTGAAACTGAACCTCGGAGATTTTTCAACCGCGTACGAGTATTTCAAGAAGGCTTTCGAACAGCTCCCGGAGGGCGATGAAAGGAGAGCCGAGCTCGTCTACCTCATGGGACAGAGTCTGGCGAAGGCTGGTCGCAGCTTGGAAGCCAAGCTTCAGCTGAACATGGTTTTGCAAATGCCAGATTCGCTGTACAGATCTCAGGCGATCAGGCTTCTGATAGATCTCTACAGACAAACGGGCGAGAAAGAGAAAGCGGACGAACTCGAAAAAACTTACAGGGAGGTCCTGAGGCGATGAAACAGCTCTTCGGAACCGATGGACTGAGAGGTATTTACGGGGACGATCTGACGGACGAGCTTGCCTACAAACTCGGCCTGGCGCTCGGAGAACTCTACGGTTCGTCCCTCTTCGTGATCGGACACGACACGAGGGAGTCCGCCGGGGCACTTCAACAGGCCCTGGTGAAAGGATTGTCGCGGAAGGGTGCGAAGGTGAAGCTCGCCGGCGTTCTACCAACCCCTGCGGTGGCGATGATCAGCAAACTCTTGGACTGTTTTGGAATCGTGATCTCTGCTTCTCACAATCCGTACCAGTACAACGGGATAAAGGTGCTCAGGTCTGGCTTCAAGCTCCCGGACGAGGAAGAGAGGAGGATCGAATCGCTCATGCAGAACGTCTCGGCAGGTGTGGAAGAAGGATCCGTTGAGACAGATCCGAGCCTTCGAGAGATCTATCTGAAAACGATCCTCGAATCCTTCAAGAAGCTCGATCTTTCCGGTCTCAGGGTGGCCGTGGATCTGGCGAACGGGGCAGCGATCACCACGACACCAGAGGTTCTGAAGGCCCTCGGTGCCAGCGTGACGTGCTTCTCGTACGAACCGGATGGAAAGAACATAAACGAAAACTGCGGTTCTCAGCATCCGCAGTTCCTCGCGGGGCAGATGGAAGGTTTCGACATCGGTGTGCTGCACGATGGCGATGCGGACAGATGCATTCTGCTCAGTCGAAAGGGTGAAGAGATCCACGGAGACAAGATCATGGGGGTTCTCGCGGTCCAGCTGAAGAGCGAAGGAAGACTCCGCAACGACACCGTCGTGGCGACAATAATGAGTAACAAAGCTTTAGAGGATTATTTACTCAACAGGGGTATAAAACTTGCGAGGGTGAAGGTGGGGGACAAGTACGTGCTCGAAGGCATGCTGCAGCTTGACGCAACGCTCGGTGGGGAAAGGTCGGGTCACATAATATTTCTGGACAGATCGACGACGGGAGACGGCCTCATAACGGCACTGGAGTTTTTGAGGTTGATGGTTCTGACCGGCAGAACGGCGGACGATCTTTCCAAAGAGGTGCAGGATTATCCTCAGGTCCTGATCAACGTACCCGTCACGAACAGATCCGTGGCTGAGCATCCTTTGTTGAAGAAAGAGCTGGAAAAATACGACGAGCGTTTCAGAATCGTTGTCAGGGCTTCCGGTACGGAGAGGCTGGTGCGCGTGATGGTCGAGGGGAAGGATGAAGCTGATGTCAGGAGGATCGCCGAGGAGCTGAGCGAACTGGTGCGCGAGCTGGATCGGGGGTGACAGAACAGATGCGGCTGGCGATCTGCGTGGGTTCTTCGAGTGTGTCCACCTTCACAGAACAGGGACCCGCGTGGATTCCACACAACGGTGACCCCATAGGTACCGTTGAGAGAATCCTTCAAGATTCACCCGAAGAACTCGAACTCGTCTTCACCGGAAGGAAACTGAGAAGGATCTTCAAAGCTCCGAACATCCCGGAGTCTCTCGCCGTGCAGTACGCGTACAGAAAGCTGAAAGAGAAGTACGGCCCGTGTGACGGCATCGTGA includes:
- a CDS encoding type IV pilus twitching motility protein PilT, which gives rise to MIDIYALVSEAFAKGASDVHLSAGVPPVYRIDGTLVMQKQYPPVGAKDLLDAVHKLFEQLNVKSDGKREVDFAFTVENKARVRGNFYYERRNPALALRLITSRIRTFSELGLPEILKDFVSRDSGLILIAGPTGSGKSTTLAAMIDYINENFPYHIITIEDPIEYVFTNKKSIIHQRELGQDTNSFYDGLKYALRQDPDVILVGEMRDLETMALALTAAETGHLVLSTIHTNSAASAPERIIDVFPAHQQKQIAIQLANTLVAVIYQRLLRHASGKGVVPVLEILVGTTAVKNLIRENKLHQIESIMQASAKQGMILFDEALLRAYFAGLIDKAQLYEYCRNPEEMRRKVG
- the prfA gene encoding peptide chain release factor 1, whose product is MKELVKSLVEKARERLQKLQIELARTNIDVEEMKKLSIEYSKLEEIVQLYEELEELESDIEFWQQAVQEDPLAERELTSSRLEYERKLSQLISLLLPSKDYDSIIMEIRAGTGGEEAALFAADLYRMYTRYAERKGWQVELADFHDTELGGFKEVVLFVRGKSVYKHLKWESGVHRVQRVPITESSGRIHTSTATVAILPEVSTVEVQIDPKDIEIDTFKASGHGGQYVNKTESAVRVIHIPTGIVVSCQSERSQHQNKERALAILRAKLFQLKQEELMEELSRQRKSQIKTAERSEKIRTYNFPQNRVTDHRIDYTSYRLKEIMDGDLDELVSKLLEFELAETAKRILS
- the dnaB gene encoding replicative DNA helicase, which encodes MPLVPPHNLEAEEAVIGSILIDPSVVNDVMEVLRSSDFYSKKHQVIFAAMEKLYERGDPIDVLSVCEELKRSGQMKFVGSELDVARLAEAVPTSAHVMHYAKIVLDKSILRSLIEAGRNIVESAYEEREVDEILDEAERIVFDIAESRATKTYDHIGSIMHAVFENLEELRLKSSAAPEPGAVVSGLPTGFRVLDRQTSGFHKSDLIIIAARPSVGKTAFALTIARNMAVKFNLSVGIFSLEMSKEQLAQRLLCSESRVDLHKIRTGYLSDQEWERLTIGASRLYKANIIVDDEPSLDPRTLRAKARRMKREYNIDAIFVDYLQLMHTRGGSHESRQQEISEISRSLKLLARELDIAVVALSQLSRAVETREDKRPRLSDLRESGAIEQDADTVLFIYREEYYKKSEKLHEPHEAEIIIGKQRNGPIGTVKLMFEPQTASFYELERIEVE
- the ispF gene encoding 2-C-methyl-D-erythritol 2,4-cyclodiphosphate synthase; translation: MNVRVGVGTDRHAFKKPGKTVLGGVVVSEEFGLEGHSDADVVCHALIDALLGAAGLGDIGEYFDQSERWRNASSLMMLRQIRDLVSKKGWSIVNVDVTVTCGVLKLSPFREKMVETLSDALQISRENTNVKFKTANGLGFEASEGVSAIAVCLLSRDPAS
- a CDS encoding Cof-type HAD-IIB family hydrolase; this encodes MFVFDLDGTILIDSHNIHPSNLRAINMLIEKNKRIIFASGRMLPSVRKLLKRYFSMEFPIIAYNGSVVWTPEHGKIMELRIEPKRAAEIVETLRDLKIHRQAYVDDKLVVEEDNEYARSYSEHSQIELTFVDDLAKLVAEHGATKLLAIAEPERLDAIVPKLRERFNDVLIFKSFSNYLDFVPSQTDKGRALRVLAEKLGFDLSDAVAFGDNDNDVALLQSVGLGVAVRNGTKGLKEVADVVVEENFLGGPGNFILDLLARGLID
- a CDS encoding phospholipase D-like domain-containing protein, translated to MRTLLLCFLASLSFAVELFFTPLPSTDWLCELVAQASHTLYVCTYSLDERKFLQTLNDLTKRGVDVKILFETGTVPDGARARMDAESSLLHLKFIVIDEAKVILGSANFTENSLKKSINDVLYFEDREIATVLADFFESLWNGELKRFQLQRDGFILKNYDLEDLLLKELSKTKRTLDVAMFALTHPKVWSMLKILSSRNVRIRLLVDRWFLSNSKLKELPESGVQVRVFEPFTLHTKLFIIDGRTVISGSANVTKSAYEKNAELMMVIRRRELVCEYEELFETLWREGAEP
- a CDS encoding MBL fold metallo-hydrolase yields the protein MLYIIAEVRNVQIFQVNDTIQCVVTGPIGTNSYIIWTHPVLVIDPGYGTGSIVREPCVVLLTHGHFDHVCGLKELECERVYVSEPDSKWLKDPHLNLSVYFDEDFVFDSQVELLKEGSFEIAGLKFQIHLTPGHTPGSMMLRTDGVIFSGDTIFLDSVGRTDLPGGDEKTMRRTLRQIRELLKNLEPNTLLLPGHGEFGTVEEVLKQNIFLREEGS
- a CDS encoding DUF3242 domain-containing protein, encoding MRKISVAFLILVLLGGCTVRIAEVPPQVYSLESAMQVLRGKYRLIQLETVSGYEDIELKGMVAVYVDAEGTMYLLYGFKNFEISLRSVWKSIVKKYGVWNLGVYIDLPTVGYYSTSKKGKYIVTWWKDSWLFVVESNRNPKRFVNDIMDAFARLGGMLR
- a CDS encoding glycerophosphodiester phosphodiesterase family protein, which codes for MIVLGHRGYSAQYPENTLIAFRKALELGADGVELDLRGTKDGKVVVIHDEDLKRLCGADVKVSEVSFEELRNYRVQSESIPSFEEVLSILGPDHVLNAEIKEARVAEKALQLIDEFGLTRNTVVSSFDHQLIASLMKKRPDVKFGFLVGEELKNDPIGLIERLLQHKPYSMHLPHQLFDYPIVAEKIVKLVRNAGSKIYVWTLDDPDKYERIKQHLDCVITNQVELFVRLKKGA
- the murB gene encoding UDP-N-acetylmuramate dehydrogenase, which gives rise to MNERKNMCRQLIDEPLKLHTSFKIGGPAKLFLVPETVEQLVCAVRSFPSAKLLGKGTNVLAPDEGVDVVISTLGLDGFYFDGNFLISEAGALLNRLCVEAAQRGLSGLEFAYGIPGTVGGAVFMNAGAYGGQMADVVEWVEYFDGESVKISNRDELEFSYRDSVFKRKNWVILRVCLRLVESESEKVRSKMEEMMRRRMETQPLDVPSAGSFFKRPRPDFYVGKAIEQLGLKGFRVGDAQVSVKHAGFIVNVGSATAKDVLTLAQIVKNMVEKHFNVVLEPEVDIW